Proteins encoded within one genomic window of Oncorhynchus masou masou isolate Uvic2021 chromosome 1, UVic_Omas_1.1, whole genome shotgun sequence:
- the LOC135539397 gene encoding mitochondrial-processing peptidase subunit alpha-like: MATHMSRCRTWGRVQRFGIAAYRKCSSGSGYPNISLSAPLPGIPKPVFAAVDSHEQCETKITTLENGLKVASQNKFGQFCTVGILVNSGSRHETKYPSGIAHFLEKLAFSSTAQYGSKDEILLTLEKHGGICDCQTSRDTTMYAVSAEVKGLDTVVSLLSDAVLQPRLLDEEIEMTRMAVRFELEDLSMRPDPEPLLTEMIHAAAYRGNTIGLPRFCPVESVEKIDKKLLHMYLQSYYCPERMVLAGVGIEHEQLVACARKYLLNVKPVWGASTPTNVDLSVAQYTGGIVRMDKDMSDVSLGPTPIPELTHIMIGLESCSFLEDDFIPFAVLNMMMGGGGSFSAGGPGKGMFTRLYLNVLNRHHWMYNATSYHHSYEDTGLLCIHASADPRQVREMVEILTREFIQMAGTAGEMELERAKTQLKSMLMMNLESRPVIFEDVGRQVLATGKRKLPHELCDLISKVTASDIKRVTTKMLCSKPAVAALGDLTEMPSYEHIQAALSSKDGHLPRMYRLFR; encoded by the exons ATGGCAACGCACATGTCGAGGTGCAGAACTTGGGGCCGTGTTCAGAG GTTTGGAATTGCAGCGTATAGAAAGTGCAGCAGTGGCAGTGGATATCCCAATATCTCACTCTCTGCACCGTTACCAGGGATCCCAAAACCAGTATTTGCAGCAGTGGACAGCCATGAACAATGCGAGACCAAAATCACTACTTTGGAAAATGGCCTTAAAGTAGCATCTCAAAACAAGTTTGGTCAGTTCTGCACAGTTGGAA tttTAGTAAATTCAGGATCCAGACATGAGACAAAATACCCCAGTGGAATTgcacactttttggagaaactTGCCTTTTCT TCCACAGCCCAGTATGGCAGTAAAGATGAAATTCTTCTCACACTCGAAAAACATGGAGGGATCTGTGACTGCCAAACATCCAG AGACACAACCATGTATGCAGTCTCTGCCGAGGTGAAGGGACTGGACACGGTAGTCAGCCTGCTCTCTGACGCTGTATTGCAGCCACGCCTACTAG ATGAGGAGATTGAGATGACTAGGATGGCTGTGCGCTTTGAGCTGGAGGATCTGAGCATGAGGCCTGACCCTGAACCTTTACTGACAGAGATGATCCATGCA GCAGCATATCGGGGGAACACCATTGGGTTGCCTCGCTTCTGCCCAGTAGAGAGCGTGGAGAAGATCGACAAGAAGCTGCTACACATGTACCTGCAGAGCTACTACTGCCCAGAGCGTATGGTGCTAGCTGGAGTGGGCATCGAACATGAACAACTGGTGGCCTGTGCCAGGAAATATCTGCTAAATGTAAAGCCAGTATGGGGTGCCAGTACGCCTACCAATGTCGACCTGTCTGTGGCACAGTATACTGGTGGAATCGTAAGG ATGGATAAGGACATGTCAGATGTGAGCCTTGGCCCCACCCCCATCCCTGAGCTCACACACATCATGATTGGCCTGGAAAGCTGCTCCTTCCTG GAGGATGACTTTATCCCCTTTGCCGTCCTCAATATGATGATGGGTGGAGGTGGGTCCTTCTCAGCGGGGGGTCCTGGGAAAGGCATGTTCACTAGACTATACCTGAATGTGCTCAACAG GCATCATTGGATGTACAATGCCACCTCATACCATCACAGTTATGAGGACACTGGCCTGCTGTGTATCCATGCCAGCGCAGACCCTAGACAG GTTCGGGAAATGGTGGAGATTTTAACCAGAGAGTTCATTCAGATGGCTGGGACAGCAGGAGAG ATGGAGTTGGAGAGAGCGAAAACGCAGCTCAAGTCCATGCTGATGATGAACCTGGAGTCGCGGCCGGTTATCTTTGAGGATGTCGGCCGACAGGTTCTAGCCACAGGGAAGAGGAAGCTGCCACACGAGCTGTGTGACCTCATCA GTAAAGTTACAGCGAGTGACATCAAGCGGGTCACAACAAAGATGCTGTGCAGCAAGCCAGCAGTAGCAGCCCTAGGAGACCTGACAGAGATGCCCTCCTATGAGCACATCCAAGCTGCCCTGTCCAGCAAGGACGGACACCTGCCTCGCATGTACCGCCTCTTCcgatag